The proteins below are encoded in one region of Limnohabitans sp. 63ED37-2:
- a CDS encoding SDR family oxidoreductase → MSKIALVTGASSGIGKACALALLQEGWQVVLVGRRADALASAVAEADANAGNAHAIPTDLSKEPEVKALFDQIRSRFGRLDLVFNNAGISLPYTLPGDLSGDEWRRAVDINLNGAFYTLSYAFKLMQEQSPQGGRIINNGSISAHVPRPGSIAYTATKHAISGLTRAASLDGRPYSIAVGQIDIGNVASDMTLKMAQGVHQADLSIKAEPRMDMSAVVETFMTMARLPLSANILFTTVMATNMPFVGRG, encoded by the coding sequence ATGTCGAAAATCGCCCTCGTCACCGGTGCCAGCTCTGGCATTGGCAAAGCCTGCGCCCTGGCATTGCTCCAAGAAGGCTGGCAAGTCGTTCTGGTCGGCCGACGCGCCGACGCGCTGGCCTCTGCCGTGGCCGAAGCAGATGCCAATGCTGGCAACGCCCATGCCATCCCGACCGACCTGTCCAAAGAGCCCGAAGTCAAAGCGCTGTTTGATCAAATTCGCTCGCGCTTTGGCCGCCTTGATTTGGTCTTCAACAATGCGGGCATTTCCCTGCCCTACACCTTGCCCGGTGACCTGTCGGGTGACGAATGGCGACGTGCGGTGGACATCAACCTGAACGGCGCGTTCTACACCTTGTCATATGCTTTCAAGCTGATGCAAGAGCAAAGCCCTCAAGGCGGGCGCATCATCAACAACGGCTCGATCTCGGCGCATGTGCCGCGCCCCGGCTCGATTGCCTACACCGCCACCAAACACGCCATCTCGGGCCTGACCCGCGCCGCATCTTTGGATGGTCGCCCTTACAGCATTGCCGTGGGACAGATCGACATCGGCAACGTTGCTTCCGACATGACGCTCAAGATGGCACAAGGTGTGCACCAAGCCGACCTGAGCATCAAGGCCGAGCCGCGCATGGACATGTCAGCCGTGGTCGAGACTTTCATGACCATGGCCCGCCTGCCGTTGTCAGCGAATATTTTGTTCACCACCGTGATGGCCACCAACATGCCGTTTGTGGGGCGCGGCTGA